In Fragaria vesca subsp. vesca linkage group LG5, FraVesHawaii_1.0, whole genome shotgun sequence, the genomic stretch CAATCATACCAAAGATGGAGAAAATTGATTACATCGATTTCCTAGTGTGACAAATAAAATCTGATTTCGTAGGAGAAGCGTCTATTTTTTGTTCTTTTTTGTTGCATTTTTATAAGAGGCAGAACATAGCGTAACATGATTTAAATTAACTAGAAATTAAGCATCTTCTTATATATCCTTGGCCCCCTTGTTGAGCTCGTCTTCAGTAGATGATGGCATATGGTAGGTACCAAGTAACCTATCCCAAAAAACAAAGAAGGGCTGAGAGAAGTTGAACTTGGTGCCGTAAAGCTGGTGGTGCACATCATGATACAGGCTGTTGTTTCTGAACAGAAGACGAAACGGGTGCCATGGAAAGTTTACACCGGAATGCTCGTCGACCGCCTTGATGGTTGCGAATGAGAAGAAGAAAATCGAAGTCCGTGGAGACATCCCCGACGCCAAGAAGCTGACGGCTCCACCCATAGTGTCCACGAGAAGACCCTCCAACGGGTGGTTGTACAATGCTGCATATGCATACGGAGCTACAAGCCTGTGATGCTGGGAGTGGACGTGCTTGTAGAGGAACTTGTTCTCATGCATATACCTGTGCATGAAGTACTGCCATGTATCCATCACCACCATGCCTTTCAGAAACTGGAATGCAGTTCTGACAAGCATCGTTATGATCTTTGACCCAGTTCCATCGTCACCATCATGATTTTGACCTATCGCTCATAAAACCCATGTACAATTAAGATCGAATCATATCAATTGGAAATTATCCAGAAAATATATATATTAACGGGAAGCCTGTACAGATTTAGGGTTTAGAACAATCCATTTTGCATGCATGCATATAATGAACAACTAATAACCTGTATTAGAAGTAGTCACATGAGCAGCACTATCATCGTCACTTTCAATCAGAATAT encodes the following:
- the LOC101310321 gene encoding sphinganine C(4)-monooxygenase 2-like → MGFMEIVASDEGLGTIVPIVVYWLYAALIISMEKSFPKHKIRSAEEQHNKNHLVSKGTVIKGVILQQALQAFTATLLYILIESDDDSAAHVTTSNTGQNHDGDDGTGSKIITMLVRTAFQFLKGMVVMDTWQYFMHRYMHENKFLYKHVHSQHHRLVAPYAYAALYNHPLEGLLVDTMGGAVSFLASGMSPRTSIFFFSFATIKAVDEHSGVNFPWHPFRLLFRNNSLYHDVHHQLYGTKFNFSQPFFVFWDRLLGTYHMPSSTEDELNKGAKDI